Proteins found in one Arachis stenosperma cultivar V10309 chromosome 8, arast.V10309.gnm1.PFL2, whole genome shotgun sequence genomic segment:
- the LOC130944485 gene encoding G-type lectin S-receptor-like serine/threonine-protein kinase At4g27290, producing MAILSFIVILSYILSSSLAIELDYIHVSKSLSDGMTLVSQGGTFELGFFSPGKSQNRYLGIWYKKIPVQTVVWVANRANPIHGSSGILTLNSTGNLVLQENETIIWNTASQKQAKNPVLELLDGGNLVLRNDGDSNPKAYLWQSFDYPCDTQLPGMKTGRDLQNGFDWRVTCWKSPDDPSPGDLSYGLVLSDYPEFSIMNGTKKFSRIGPWNGLYFGGVPNMKYEYIYELSYVTNKGEIFYSFSTKIDSLITRVVINQTSEHVLTQYVWDDKVQHWKLFGSLPADVCDYYGCCGAFGYCSAADTHVCQCLKGFSPKSPKAWNLSIWTQGCVRNEPLSCNVTSSDGFLKYTGFKEPDTQHTRLIENITLEDCEVLCLKNCSCMAYANSDIREGGRGCVMWFGDLIDLKLLQGGEQSLYIRMPASELEISRSHKKKVIISATIAATCGMLLLCYVIYKVRRNIAEKSKAEYFEGYVNDTDLPMFDLLMISNATDNFSLNNKIGQGGFGTVYKGKLADGQKIAVKRLSHSSGQGMTEFLTEVKLIAKLQHRNLVKLLGCCIGGQEKLLVYEYMVNGSLDNFIFDRMKSKLLEWPQRFLIIFGVARGLLYLHHDSRLRIIHRDLKLSNVLLDDKLNPKISDFGIARAFGVDQTHGNTNRVIGTYGYMAPEYAINGLFSVKSDVFSFGIILMEIISGNRNRALCHANETLNLVGYAWMLWKEDRPLEMIDPNIKESCVIPEVLRCIHVSLLCVQQHPEDRPTMASVLVMLGSKMDLVEPKEPGFFSCKLPTEVSSHSDQHNMTLNDELTVTSLDGR from the exons ATGGCCATTCTTTCTTTCATAGTGATTCTTTCTTACATACTTTCTTCTTCCCTTGCCATAGAACTTGATTATATTCATGTTTCCAAGTCCCTCAGCGATGGCATGACCTTAGTGTCTCAAGGTGGAACCTTTGAACTCGGTTTCTTCAGCCCTGGTAAATCACAGAACCGTTACTTGGGGATTTGGTACAAGAAAATCCCAGTTCAGACAGTTGTTTGGGTTGCCAATCGGGCTAACCCCATTCATGGTTCCTCGGGAATATTAACATTAAACAGCACAGGCAATCTTGTGCTCCAAGAAAATGAAACTATTATTTGGAACACAGCCTCTCAAAAACAAGCAAAGAATCCAGTGTTAGAGCTCTTGGACGGTGGAAATCTTGTGCTAAGAAATGATGGAGATTCAAATCCTAAGGCCTATCTGTGGCAAAGCTTCGACTATCCATGCGATACACAATTGCCGGGGATGAAGACAGGAAGGGACCTGCAAAATGGTTTTGATTGGCGAGTAACTTGTTGGAAGAGTCCAGATGATCCATCCCCTGGAGACCTTTCTTATGGTTTAGTACTAAGTGATTATCCTGAGTTTTCCATTATGAATGGAACGAAAAAGTTCTCTCGGATTGGACCTTGGAATGGCCTATACTTTGGGGGAGTCCCAAATATGAAGTATGAGTATATTTATGAACTCAGTTATGTGACCAACAAGGGTGAGATATTCTACAGCTTTAGCACCAAGATTGATTCTCTCATCACAAGAGTTGTAATAAACCAAACAAGTGAACATGTTCTTACTCAATACGTCTGGGATGACAAAGTTCAGCATTGGAAACTTTTTGGATCACTTCCAGCTGATGTGTGTGATTATTATGGCTGCTGTGGAGCCTTTGGTTATTGCAGTGCAGCAGACACACATGTGTGCCAATGTTTGAAAGGGTTCAGTCCAAAGTCACCAAAAGCATGGAACTTATCCATCTGGACTCAAGGATGTGTCCGCAATGAACCACTAAGTTGCAATGTCACAAGCAGTGATGGTTTTCTCAAATATACCGGCTTCAAAGAACCTGATACTCAACACACCAGGTTGATTGAGAATATCACTTTAGAGGACTGTGAAGTTTTGTGCTTGAAGAATTGCTCTTGTATGGCTTATGCTAATTCTGACATAAGAGAAGGGGGCAGAGGATGTGTCATGTGGTTTGGTGATTTGATCGACCTAAAATTGCTTCAAGGCGGGGAACAAAGTCTATATATCAGAATGCCTGCTTCTGAGCTAG AAATTTCAAGATCACATAAGAAAAAAGTGATCATTTCTGCTACCATTGCTGCAACTTGTGGGATGCTTCTACTTTGTTATGTCATATACAAAGTCCGACGGAACATTGCTG AAAAGTCAAAAGCAGAATACTTTGAAGGATATGTAAATGACACGGATCTACCAATGTTTGATCTACTAATGATTAGTAATGCCACTGATAACTTCTCGCTGAATAACAAGATTGGACAAGGTGGTTTTGGAACTGTATATAAG GGGAAATTAGCAGATGGGCAAAAAATTGCTGTCAAGAGACTTTCACACAGTTCTGGCCAAGGAATGACAGAATTTCTAACTGAAGTAAAGCTTATTGCAAAGCTTCAGCATCGAAATTTAGTAAAACTTCTTGGTTGCTGCATTGGAGGACAAGAAAAGTTGTTAGTTTATGAATACATGGTTAATGGCAGCCTAGACAACTTCATTTTTG ATAGAATGAAAAGCAAGTTGCTGGAGTGGCCTCAACGCTTCCTCATAATATTCGGAGTTGCTAGAGGACTTCTATATTTACACCATGATTCAAGATTGAGAATTATCCACAGAGATCTCAAATTAAGTAACGTTTTACTTGATGATAAGTTAAATCCTAAAATATCAGACTTTGGAATTGCTAGAGCTTTTGGAGTTGATCAGACTCATGGAAACACAAATAGAGTTATTGGGACTTA CGGATACATGGCACCAGAGTATGCTATCAATGGGCTGTTTTCAGTAAAATCTGATGTCTTCAGCTTTGGCATAATATTGATGGAGATTATAAGTGGGAACAGAAATAGAGCGCTTTGTCATGCAAATGAGACTCTTAATCTTGTTGGCTAT GCTTGGATGCTTTGGAAAGAGGACAGGCCTTTGGAGATGATCGATCCAAACATAAAGGAGTCATGTGTGATCCCAGAAGTATTGCGGTGCATCCATGTTAGTCTGTTATGTGTGCAACAACACCCCGAAGATCGGCCTACAATGGCCTCAGTACTTGTCATGTTAGGAAGTAAGATGGATTTAGTTGAGCCTAAAGAGCCTGGCTTCTTTTCTTGCAAGCTCCCCACTGAAGTGAGTTCACACTCAGATCAACATAACATGACTTTAAATGATGAATTGACTGTTACCTCATTAGATGGTCGGTGA
- the LOC130944486 gene encoding G-type lectin S-receptor-like serine/threonine-protein kinase SD1-1 codes for MELKHLCTRCIRDKPLSCNVTTSDVFVKYIRLKVPDTQHTKLHENINLDECRNLCLKNCSCMAYTNSDIRGGGSGCAMWFSDLIDIKLFQNGGQDLYIRMPAFESGLQHPHKQKVIIASTIAAFCATLLLCVYVIYRVRRNNIEKSKIEGYMEGYVNDADLPLFDLLTIITATQKFSLNNKIGQGGFGPVYKGRLTDGLEIAVKRPSNSSRQGMTEFITEVKLIAKLQHRNLVKLLGCCIQGEEILLVYEYVVNGSLDTFIFGQTKGKLLDWPQCLGIIFGITRGLLYLHQDSRLRIIHRDLKASNVLLDDKLNPKISDFGMARTFGGDQTEGNTNRVVGTYGYMAPEYAIDGLYSIKSDVFSFGILMMEIICGTKNRALCHANQTLNLIGYAWRVWKEEKALELIDSSIKESCVISEALRCIHVSLLCVQQYPEDRPTMASVILMLGSEMDLVEPKEPGFFPKRVSIEANSQPHECEVSTNDELTITSLDGR; via the exons ATGGAACTCAAACACCTCTGCACAAGATGCATTCGCGACAAACCATTAAGCTGCAATGTCACAACTAGTGATGTGTTTGTCAAATATATAAGGTTGAAAGTGCCAGATACCCAGCATACTAAGCTGCATgagaatattaatttagatgAATGCAGAAATCTGTGTTTGAAGAACTGCTCTTGCATGGCTTATACCAATTCAGACATAAGAGGAGGAGGCAGTGGCTGCGCCATGTGGTTCAGCGATCTAATTGACATCAAACTGTTTCAAAATGGTGGACAAGATCTATACATCCGAATGCCTGCTTTTGAGTCAG GACTTCAACATCCGCACAAGCAAAAAGTGATAATTGCTAGCACCATTGCTGCATTTTGTGCAACACTTCTACTTTGTGTTTATGTTATATACAGAGTCCGAAGGAACAATATTG AAAAATCAAAGATAGAAGGATATATGGAAGGGTACGTAAATGATGCGGATCTACCACTGTTTGATCTACTAACAATTATTACTGCCACCCAAAAGTTCTCGTTGAATAACAAGATTGGACAAGGTGGTTTTGGACCTGTTTATAAG GGAAGATTAACAGATGGACTTGAAATTGCTGTGAAGAGACCCTCAAATAGCTCTAGACAAGGAATGACTGAATTCATAACTGAAGTAAAGCTGATTGCAAAACTTCAACACCGTAATCTAGTAAAACTTCTTGGTTGCTGCATTCAAGGAGAAGAAATTTTGTTAGTTTATGAATATGTGGTTAATGGTAGCCTGGACACCTTCATCTTTG GTCAAACAAAAGGTAAGTTGTTGGATTGGCCTCAATGCTTGGGCATAATATTTGGAATTACTAGGGGGCTCTTATATCTTCATCAGGATTCAAGATTGAGGATTATTCATAGAGATCTCAAAGCAAGTAACGTTTTACTTGATGACAAATTAAACCCAAAAATATCAGATTTTGGAATGGCCAGGACTTTTGGAGGAGATCAAACTGAAGGAAACACAAATAGAGTTGTTGGGACTTA TGGATACATGGCACCAGAGTATGCTATAGATGGATTGTATTCTATAAAATCGGATGTCTTTAGCTTTGGCATACTTATGATGGAGATTATATGTGGGACCAAAAATAGAGCTCTTTGCCATGCAAATCAGACTCTCAATCTCATTGGTTAT GCTTGGAGGGTATGGAAAGAGGAGAAGGCTTTAGAGTTGATAGATTCAAGCATAAAGGAGTCATGTGTAATCTCAGAAGCATTGCGATGCATCCATGTGAGTCTGTTGTGTGTACAACAATACCCTGAAGATAGGCCTACAATGGCTTCTGTGATTCTCATGTTAGGAAGTGAGATGGATTTAGTTGAGCCTAAAGAGCCTGGCTTCTTTCCAAAGAGGGTCTCTATCGAAGCGAATTCGCAGCCACATGAATGTGAAGTATCTACAAATGATGAATTAACCATTACCTCATTAGATGGCCGGTGA